Proteins encoded in a region of the Pseudanabaena sp. BC1403 genome:
- a CDS encoding DUF3769 domain-containing protein, which yields MDFLPLPSTQLPPSTYAEVRRASSSQTLSSSSAFNGRISRLPTELPLEVQSQLKLFLDTLPDPDAIAQQVRATLISQAGPIKPNSLPKPKPRDKPRLPLPPRVGEKLNVVSDRQEYDVNTQVFVAEGNVVINYKKSELKADRVQLNTKTQEVVAEGNVFFTRGDQKIRGTKLTYNYSNVKGDLLNASGAVDLGTLQSSEVSRSPSELATNSITISPIGSGNSSEGQVRRIGFIAERLIIDGDTWTAENLRVTNDPFSPPELELTTSKATLTPISPTQNRLDLESPRIVFDQGFSLPLPVNSITLDRFQRFAPALVGFDRRDRDGIFYQQSFDVITQSNLNFQLSPQLLLQRAFSSQNGFSGVDIIGVVATLNGAFDDGSSLSARASFAGLDFSKIDSLLRFNASYQMPVFGNHTLLSQYAFRDRVFNGSLGFQDVNNILGTTLFSPNYVLGDSQISFSYQASAQLVGAVRDDIQPSTIGSLIRVQGAAVLSRAFPLLRGEPLAAEKETGLRFSPKPIVPRLDAFLTAQGVNSFYSNGANQAVLYGTVGLAAEVGHFAKDFLDYTGLTLSYTQAFASGKSPFLFDRVADTRSLTAGIVQQIYGPLRLGIQQSWSLDSGNLFDSVYSLEYARRTYSVVVRYNPNQGLGEFLIRISDFNWTRPPSNVTNVQNGIEQRN from the coding sequence ATGGATTTCTTACCACTGCCTTCAACTCAACTGCCACCTAGCACCTATGCTGAGGTGAGACGGGCTAGCTCTAGCCAAACGTTGTCGTCCTCGTCAGCGTTTAATGGTCGTATTTCTAGATTGCCTACTGAATTGCCACTAGAGGTGCAATCTCAGCTAAAGCTTTTTTTAGATACCTTGCCAGATCCTGATGCGATCGCCCAGCAAGTCAGAGCAACTCTGATCTCCCAAGCTGGCCCGATCAAGCCAAATAGTTTACCGAAGCCCAAGCCTAGAGATAAGCCACGCCTACCCTTACCGCCGCGAGTGGGGGAAAAGTTAAATGTGGTTAGCGATCGTCAAGAATATGACGTTAATACTCAGGTGTTTGTCGCTGAAGGCAATGTGGTAATTAATTACAAAAAATCAGAACTTAAAGCTGATCGCGTCCAATTAAATACCAAAACGCAGGAAGTTGTTGCCGAAGGTAATGTGTTTTTTACACGCGGTGACCAAAAGATACGTGGTACAAAGCTTACTTATAATTACAGTAATGTTAAAGGCGATCTCCTTAATGCATCAGGTGCTGTTGACCTTGGCACTTTGCAAAGTTCTGAAGTATCTCGATCGCCGTCAGAACTTGCTACTAACTCGATCACCATATCTCCTATCGGCTCTGGAAACTCTTCTGAAGGACAAGTGCGCCGCATTGGATTTATTGCCGAGCGTTTAATAATTGATGGAGATACTTGGACTGCCGAAAATTTGCGGGTAACCAACGATCCGTTCTCTCCTCCTGAACTGGAACTTACTACCAGTAAAGCTACCTTAACCCCGATTTCACCAACGCAAAATCGTCTCGATCTGGAATCTCCACGCATTGTTTTTGATCAGGGATTTTCTCTGCCATTACCAGTCAATAGTATTACGCTTGATCGTTTTCAGCGCTTTGCCCCTGCTTTAGTTGGTTTTGACCGCCGCGATCGCGATGGTATTTTTTATCAACAAAGCTTTGATGTGATTACCCAATCCAACTTGAATTTCCAACTGTCCCCTCAATTGCTTCTACAGCGTGCTTTTTCCAGTCAGAATGGATTTTCTGGTGTCGATATTATTGGGGTTGTAGCTACCTTAAACGGAGCCTTTGATGATGGGTCAAGCTTATCTGCAAGAGCTAGTTTCGCTGGTTTAGATTTCTCTAAGATTGATTCCTTGTTGCGCTTTAATGCGAGCTATCAGATGCCAGTGTTTGGTAACCATACTTTACTTTCACAGTATGCTTTTCGCGATCGGGTATTCAATGGTTCGCTGGGTTTTCAGGATGTAAATAACATTTTGGGAACAACTTTGTTCTCTCCCAACTATGTTCTTGGAGATTCTCAAATTTCTTTTAGTTATCAAGCTTCTGCTCAACTCGTTGGGGCGGTACGAGATGATATCCAACCCAGCACAATCGGTTCATTAATTCGTGTGCAAGGTGCTGCTGTACTCAGCCGAGCTTTTCCCCTGCTAAGAGGTGAACCATTAGCAGCCGAAAAAGAAACGGGATTGCGCTTCTCTCCAAAACCAATTGTGCCGAGACTAGATGCTTTTTTGACCGCGCAGGGGGTAAATTCTTTCTACTCTAATGGAGCTAATCAAGCTGTTCTTTATGGAACTGTTGGCTTAGCTGCGGAGGTTGGACATTTTGCCAAAGACTTCCTTGACTATACAGGCTTAACCCTTAGCTATACTCAAGCATTTGCTAGCGGTAAATCGCCATTCTTATTTGACCGCGTTGCTGATACGCGATCGCTTACCGCAGGAATAGTTCAGCAAATCTACGGGCCGCTTCGCCTTGGCATTCAGCAGAGCTGGAGCTTGGATAGTGGAAATTTATTTGATTCTGTATATTCATTAGAATATGCAAGGCGTACCTATTCTGTAGTAGTTCGATATAATCCTAATCAAGGATTAGGGGAATTTCTAATACGGATTAGTGACTTTAACTGGACTCGCCCACCTTCTAATGTGACGAATGTTCAAAATGGAATAGAACAGCGTAATTAA
- a CDS encoding DUF4040 domain-containing protein — protein sequence MASYDGYVYAIAVLLPISASMLVFQTNPYHALVTRGILGAISALVYTILGAADVALTEALVGAFLATMLYAIAVRSSLVLRLGVVEEIAIAHDLEAELNKIDNPFKQLGKQLEQPEPSQQSLDSPENLKLSISNFGQLVNALKVTFSKYYMRIELVLHENEIELEKALIDKNVHAILHSSEHQEDADTKFYKIEIRLPRLYEIMQADPALSNIQLTYKKR from the coding sequence ATGGCTAGTTATGATGGTTACGTTTATGCGATCGCGGTGCTGTTACCAATATCAGCATCCATGTTGGTATTCCAAACTAATCCCTACCATGCCCTAGTTACTCGTGGAATCTTGGGCGCAATATCAGCGTTGGTCTATACCATTTTGGGTGCGGCAGATGTAGCGTTAACCGAGGCTTTAGTTGGTGCTTTTTTGGCGACGATGCTTTATGCAATTGCGGTGCGCTCTTCCTTGGTATTGCGTTTGGGTGTGGTTGAGGAAATTGCGATCGCCCATGACTTAGAAGCAGAATTAAATAAGATTGATAATCCGTTCAAACAGTTGGGGAAGCAACTGGAGCAACCTGAGCCGAGCCAACAGTCTCTAGATTCTCCTGAAAATCTAAAGTTGTCTATCTCTAATTTTGGGCAACTGGTGAATGCTTTAAAAGTCACTTTTAGTAAGTACTATATGCGCATTGAGTTAGTTCTTCACGAGAACGAAATAGAACTAGAAAAAGCCCTAATCGATAAAAATGTCCATGCAATTTTACATAGTTCGGAGCATCAGGAAGATGCAGATACTAAATTTTATAAAATCGAAATACGTTTGCCTCGTCTTTACGAGATTATGCAAGCAGATCCAGCTTTGTCGAATATTCAATTAACTTACAAAAAGAGATGA
- the rsfS gene encoding ribosome silencing factor has protein sequence MTIATDIATPTDLKLSEREQDQSYQMAQAAAIAADDRKGENIVLLAIGEVSSLAEYFVIATGFSKAQVRAISGMAEEVIAEKFGRKPRNIAGEQDGTWILLDYGDVIVHAMMAQEREYYDLEAFWGHAPKLEVFLPDEAEKDEVVTAI, from the coding sequence ATGACCATCGCAACCGATATCGCAACCCCCACAGATCTCAAACTAAGTGAGAGAGAGCAAGACCAAAGCTATCAAATGGCGCAAGCAGCAGCGATCGCTGCGGATGATCGCAAGGGAGAAAATATCGTTTTGCTAGCGATCGGTGAAGTGTCGAGTCTGGCTGAGTATTTTGTGATTGCTACAGGATTTTCTAAAGCCCAAGTAAGGGCAATTTCGGGCATGGCTGAAGAAGTGATTGCCGAGAAGTTTGGACGTAAGCCTAGAAATATTGCTGGTGAGCAGGATGGCACTTGGATTTTGCTCGATTACGGCGATGTAATTGTCCATGCCATGATGGCTCAAGAGCGTGAATATTATGACCTAGAGGCATTTTGGGGTCACGCACCAAAACTTGAAGTGTTTTTGCCAGATGAGGCAGAAAAAGATGAAGTTGTAACTGCAATATAA
- a CDS encoding DnaJ domain-containing protein translates to MNQPKQPNLQFIRIDRGISQFNHDYYAALGLPINSSPFYIRHVYLSIARILHPDVYGFSDEEKEIATQYLAKLVNPAYNVLMKEEERRAYQGIFQLLAKRLMQKSRNVPIHSKIACELMMTPNDGLYERSVAAIANVQYNSIRTILEYTAQISELNLVYILFKEGYQYGADNMPPVLKPMSPTQSPQPYSATYPNPPQKTSYASPPPQYSTFQRPSNRKPDSDETIIQTRIEERDTSAIGDRLKICEIYISQGDWKSALKDLREILQLDKNNSKCHAMLGVVYKNINQPQMAKVSFQRSLQINPKEPLALKHINDIHNPIPSQTNTTKNNSKSEPNHSTAKKTPLPPPQKRGWLSNLLGWSSPDDGNDSKK, encoded by the coding sequence ATGAACCAGCCCAAGCAGCCAAACCTCCAGTTTATCCGCATTGATCGAGGTATTAGTCAGTTCAATCATGACTACTACGCTGCCTTGGGCTTGCCCATCAACAGCAGTCCCTTTTATATTCGTCATGTTTATTTGAGCATTGCTCGTATATTGCACCCTGATGTTTATGGCTTTTCAGATGAAGAAAAAGAAATCGCCACACAATATCTAGCAAAATTGGTTAATCCAGCCTATAACGTCCTGATGAAAGAGGAAGAGCGTAGAGCTTATCAAGGGATATTTCAGTTACTGGCTAAGCGTTTAATGCAAAAATCGCGCAATGTGCCAATTCATTCCAAGATCGCTTGTGAGTTGATGATGACACCTAATGATGGTCTATATGAGCGATCAGTTGCGGCGATCGCAAATGTGCAGTACAACTCAATCAGAACTATTTTGGAATATACAGCCCAGATCAGTGAACTAAATCTGGTTTACATTCTCTTTAAAGAAGGTTACCAATACGGTGCAGACAACATGCCGCCAGTGCTTAAGCCCATGTCACCCACCCAAAGTCCACAACCTTATTCAGCAACCTATCCTAATCCCCCACAAAAAACTAGTTACGCATCCCCTCCCCCTCAATACTCAACTTTCCAGCGTCCTAGTAATCGTAAACCAGACTCAGATGAAACTATAATTCAAACCAGAATTGAAGAGCGTGATACTAGTGCAATTGGCGATCGCCTAAAAATCTGTGAAATCTATATAAGTCAGGGCGATTGGAAATCAGCTCTTAAGGATTTGCGCGAAATCCTCCAACTTGATAAAAACAATAGTAAATGTCATGCCATGCTCGGTGTGGTTTATAAAAATATCAACCAGCCGCAAATGGCAAAAGTTAGCTTTCAGCGATCGCTTCAGATTAATCCCAAAGAGCCATTGGCACTAAAGCATATCAATGATATTCACAATCCAATTCCTAGCCAGACTAATACTACTAAAAACAACAGTAAAAGCGAGCCAAATCATTCAACCGCAAAAAAAACACCCCTTCCACCACCACAAAAACGCGGCTGGCTATCTAATCTGCTCGGATGGTCTTCACCCGATGATGGCAATGACTCAAAAAAATAG
- a CDS encoding GNAT family N-acetyltransferase, whose amino-acid sequence MPSSSSSFTIRQASSRDVGHVSDILTESFYRNTDHQVNFLQRCFTDLVYPILRYGIMLDLSGRFGDKTPCYACLVATHPANKFQAIASLEICMRYVPVKPYGEFWLGREMHQYPYVFNLAVHPQWRRRGVAKQLLLAAEQTVKQWGFSRLYMHVLEDNHPARHLYDHIGYRLYSQEGIVKYWLMGRPKKLLLQKRF is encoded by the coding sequence GTGCCAAGCTCATCTTCTTCGTTTACCATTCGTCAAGCTAGCTCTAGAGATGTTGGTCATGTATCCGATATCTTGACTGAGAGCTTTTATCGAAATACTGATCACCAAGTAAACTTTTTGCAACGCTGCTTTACGGATTTGGTATATCCAATTTTGCGCTACGGCATCATGCTCGATCTCAGTGGTCGGTTTGGGGACAAAACACCTTGCTATGCATGTCTTGTCGCTACCCATCCTGCCAATAAATTTCAAGCGATCGCCTCTCTTGAAATTTGTATGCGCTACGTGCCTGTCAAGCCCTATGGCGAATTTTGGTTAGGTCGCGAAATGCATCAATATCCCTATGTCTTTAACTTAGCAGTGCATCCCCAATGGCGGCGACGTGGTGTAGCCAAACAACTTTTGTTAGCAGCAGAGCAAACGGTAAAACAATGGGGTTTTTCGCGGCTCTATATGCATGTTCTTGAAGACAATCATCCTGCTCGTCATCTGTACGATCACATTGGCTACCGACTATATAGCCAAGAGGGTATTGTAAAGTATTGGCTAATGGGGCGACCCAAAAAATTGTTGTTACAAAAAAGATTCTAA
- a CDS encoding superoxide dismutase, which produces MAFELPSLPYAQDALAASGMSAETLSFHYGKHHKAYVDNLNNLIKDTDLADKSLEEIIKISYKEGKAGIFNNAAQVWNHTFYWNGIKPAGGGAPTGALLDAINASFGSLDNFKTEFKNAGATQFGSGWAWLVAEGGKLKITKTPNAENPLIHEGQVPLLTMDVWEHAYYLDFQNSRPNFMANFVEKLINWDFVAANFAAA; this is translated from the coding sequence ATGGCATTTGAACTCCCATCTTTACCCTACGCCCAAGATGCTCTCGCAGCTTCGGGTATGTCTGCTGAGACCCTATCATTTCACTATGGTAAGCACCATAAGGCGTATGTTGACAACCTCAACAACCTAATTAAAGATACCGATCTTGCTGACAAATCCTTAGAAGAAATCATCAAGATTAGCTACAAAGAAGGCAAAGCTGGAATCTTCAATAACGCAGCTCAAGTTTGGAATCATACCTTCTACTGGAATGGTATTAAGCCTGCTGGTGGCGGTGCTCCTACTGGTGCTTTGTTGGATGCCATCAATGCGAGCTTTGGTAGCTTGGATAACTTTAAGACCGAATTTAAAAATGCTGGTGCAACCCAATTTGGTAGCGGCTGGGCATGGCTAGTTGCTGAAGGCGGCAAGCTGAAAATCACCAAAACTCCTAACGCTGAAAATCCTTTGATCCATGAAGGACAAGTGCCTTTGTTGACGATGGATGTTTGGGAACATGCTTATTATTTGGACTTCCAAAATAGCCGCCCTAACTTCATGGCTAACTTTGTTGAAAAACTAATCAACTGGGATTTTGTCGCTGCTAACTTCGCGGCTGCCTAG
- the rsmA gene encoding 16S rRNA (adenine(1518)-N(6)/adenine(1519)-N(6))-dimethyltransferase RsmA codes for MTNSDNPLYVPSKTIRPRKQFGQHWLRSDDVLNKILRAGQLQPSDRILEIGPGTGNLTRLLLPFVESLTAVEIDRDLCEKLRKTMHQKNFQLIEGSILDIPLPAQTNKVIANIPYNITGEILKRLLGTLSDPIQQFEQIVLLVQKEIGDRLAAKAGHKAYNGLSVKIQYLAECQFICDVPATAFYPPPKVNSAVVRIIPRPPVNAASDPKFLDRLITLGFATKRKMLRNNLISEIDRDQLVLILESMGINGQVRAEDLDVAQWVALSEAIIKSKLYSND; via the coding sequence ATGACCAATTCCGACAATCCCCTCTATGTCCCAAGTAAAACTATTCGCCCCCGAAAACAATTTGGGCAACATTGGTTACGAAGTGATGATGTGCTAAATAAAATTTTACGCGCGGGACAATTGCAACCAAGCGATCGCATTTTAGAAATTGGGCCAGGGACTGGTAATCTCACTCGTTTACTTCTACCCTTTGTTGAGTCGCTCACTGCTGTAGAAATTGATCGCGATCTTTGTGAAAAGCTTCGAAAAACAATGCATCAAAAAAATTTCCAATTGATCGAAGGGAGTATTCTCGATATTCCTCTTCCTGCCCAGACTAACAAGGTAATCGCCAATATTCCCTACAACATTACAGGCGAAATTCTAAAAAGGCTATTGGGAACTCTTTCGGATCCAATTCAACAATTTGAGCAAATTGTGCTGCTTGTGCAAAAAGAAATAGGCGATCGCTTAGCAGCAAAAGCTGGACACAAAGCCTACAATGGTCTCAGCGTCAAGATTCAATATCTTGCAGAATGTCAGTTTATCTGTGATGTTCCCGCTACAGCTTTCTATCCACCGCCCAAGGTTAACTCGGCTGTTGTTCGCATCATTCCCCGCCCACCAGTGAATGCTGCTAGCGATCCTAAGTTTTTAGATCGCTTGATCACGCTAGGTTTTGCGACTAAGCGCAAGATGTTGCGAAACAATTTAATTTCAGAAATCGATCGCGATCAATTGGTTCTCATTTTGGAATCAATGGGAATTAATGGACAAGTAAGAGCTGAGGATCTAGATGTTGCTCAATGGGTTGCTTTGAGTGAAGCGATAATCAAGTCGAAACTATATAGCAATGATTGA
- a CDS encoding Na(+)/H(+) antiporter subunit B, with protein MKWIYIVAGIAFYIKMLFIANPAPRLSFSIVEAIAQDSGVSNVVSGIIFRNRLYDTIFEVIVFTITIMGANFLLANEKPFTRIYQFADQTSIVLAQLGATIAALVGIELAIRGHLSPGGGFAAGVAGGTAIGLIAITSPPEKLQNIYKRWHAATWEKISVLIFIVLSVVSLSGIELPHGQMGELISGGMIPILNILVAIKVALGSWSAVLVFIRYRGLL; from the coding sequence ATGAAATGGATTTACATAGTCGCAGGCATCGCTTTTTATATCAAAATGTTATTTATCGCTAATCCCGCACCTCGATTGTCATTCTCGATTGTAGAAGCGATCGCACAAGATAGCGGAGTAAGTAATGTAGTTTCAGGAATAATTTTTCGTAATCGACTTTATGACACTATTTTTGAAGTAATTGTGTTTACGATCACGATTATGGGTGCAAACTTTTTGCTGGCTAATGAGAAGCCTTTTACCAGAATTTATCAATTTGCGGATCAGACTTCGATTGTACTAGCTCAACTAGGGGCTACTATTGCTGCTTTAGTAGGGATTGAGCTTGCGATTCGTGGACACCTGAGTCCTGGTGGAGGCTTTGCCGCAGGTGTTGCTGGTGGAACTGCGATCGGCTTGATTGCGATTACTTCTCCTCCAGAAAAACTCCAAAATATCTATAAGCGATGGCACGCCGCAACTTGGGAAAAAATATCAGTTCTTATTTTTATTGTCCTATCGGTGGTTTCGCTTTCAGGTATAGAGCTACCCCATGGTCAGATGGGCGAACTAATTAGTGGCGGTATGATTCCGATCCTGAATATTCTTGTAGCGATCAAAGTAGCTCTGGGCTCATGGTCAGCCGTATTAGTTTTTATTAGATATCGAGGATTGTTATAG
- a CDS encoding Na+/H+ antiporter subunit E, which produces MIGQFILRIVIWFLLTANFSLANIVIGVVIAILLPSWSNDHTRLKDALKGLGKIVLAIPQAYVEALEMIFKPHIHEKVILEEAGKRRSAGIIFLDIFLITFTPKTIVLRYLEDGWYVVHYVLPQKTRRRNP; this is translated from the coding sequence ATGATTGGACAATTCATATTACGAATCGTGATTTGGTTTTTGCTGACTGCCAATTTCAGTCTAGCAAACATTGTGATTGGGGTTGTCATTGCTATATTGCTTCCCAGTTGGTCTAACGATCACACTCGACTCAAGGATGCTCTGAAAGGTTTAGGAAAAATAGTTTTGGCAATTCCTCAAGCCTATGTTGAAGCCCTTGAGATGATCTTCAAGCCTCATATACATGAAAAAGTAATATTGGAAGAAGCAGGAAAACGGCGATCAGCAGGAATCATTTTCTTGGATATTTTCTTAATCACTTTCACTCCGAAAACTATTGTTTTGAGATATCTAGAAGATGGCTGGTATGTAGTGCATTATGTATTACCTCAAAAAACTCGTAGGAGGAATCCATGA
- the msrB gene encoding peptide-methionine (R)-S-oxide reductase MsrB — MKKRDLLLTGAAIIGGTWISQFWRQSSDSIPTDSAIAVDSTKATKRYKIMKTEEEWKQTLTPEQFRVLRKHGTERAFTSPLDKEYNKGAYNCAGCDLPLFTSDTKFNSRTGWPSFFAPIEGAIATTTDTSLFMKRVEVHCSRCGGHLGHVFDDGPKPTGQRYCMNGVSLKFVPA; from the coding sequence ATGAAAAAAAGAGATTTGTTACTAACTGGAGCAGCCATCATCGGCGGCACTTGGATATCCCAATTTTGGCGACAATCTTCAGATTCCATCCCCACAGACTCAGCGATCGCAGTAGACTCAACTAAAGCAACTAAGAGATATAAAATCATGAAAACCGAAGAAGAATGGAAGCAAACTCTTACTCCAGAACAGTTTCGTGTTTTACGAAAACATGGCACTGAGAGAGCATTTACTAGTCCTCTCGATAAAGAATATAACAAAGGGGCTTATAACTGCGCTGGTTGTGACTTGCCGCTATTTACATCTGACACTAAATTCAATAGCCGCACTGGTTGGCCAAGCTTTTTTGCACCAATTGAAGGGGCGATCGCAACTACAACCGATACTTCTCTGTTTATGAAGCGTGTTGAAGTCCATTGCAGCCGATGTGGTGGACATTTGGGACATGTCTTTGACGATGGACCAAAACCCACAGGACAACGCTACTGCATGAATGGAGTTTCTCTCAAATTCGTTCCTGCTTAG
- a CDS encoding SPFH domain-containing protein codes for MEATIFSIVFALLSGTYIYRSFRIIEEGQIALVERFGKYQKTMEPGINIVLPFVDRVSLIKSAREQVLELPPQPCMTSDNVSVNVSGTMYWQITDLQKARYNIENVDLSLKISLSTQIQTQIGRCELDNIIGGQERINGEILTGISKDTQDWGINVLRVRLGEITIPSSVLLSMEKQKAAEIEKKAMISLSEGVKTSEITKAEAEARSNRVLAESERQVQLEQTEAMALSIERIANAIAKHPNGKEAVQYLLAQKYLAMGQAIGESPSSKVLFMDPDSIPAAIQALLAMNDSNMPEKIAEAIAKQPYGASGNIPPTLRNLPELKQFPPPSDSEKDPPSSN; via the coding sequence ATGGAAGCAACAATTTTCAGCATTGTTTTTGCTTTGTTAAGTGGCACTTATATCTATCGCTCCTTTCGGATCATCGAAGAAGGGCAAATTGCACTGGTTGAGAGGTTTGGGAAGTATCAAAAGACGATGGAACCAGGCATCAACATTGTTCTGCCGTTTGTAGATCGTGTTTCCTTAATCAAAAGTGCCCGTGAGCAGGTGTTAGAGCTTCCTCCCCAGCCTTGCATGACTTCTGATAATGTTAGCGTCAATGTTAGTGGCACGATGTATTGGCAAATTACTGATCTCCAAAAAGCTCGCTACAACATCGAAAATGTCGATCTGTCTTTGAAAATATCACTTTCAACTCAAATTCAAACACAAATTGGGCGCTGTGAACTAGACAACATCATCGGCGGTCAAGAACGAATTAATGGTGAAATCTTAACGGGTATTTCCAAAGACACCCAAGATTGGGGAATCAATGTCTTACGTGTCAGGCTAGGCGAGATTACGATTCCGAGTTCAGTGCTTCTGTCAATGGAAAAACAAAAGGCAGCCGAGATTGAGAAAAAAGCGATGATTTCCCTATCTGAAGGTGTGAAGACTTCAGAAATTACTAAGGCAGAGGCTGAAGCTCGATCTAATCGGGTATTAGCAGAATCAGAGCGTCAAGTTCAGCTAGAACAGACAGAAGCGATGGCTCTGTCGATCGAGAGGATTGCCAATGCGATCGCTAAGCATCCTAATGGCAAGGAAGCGGTGCAGTATTTATTAGCCCAAAAATATCTTGCCATGGGACAAGCGATCGGAGAAAGCCCTAGCAGTAAAGTTTTGTTTATGGATCCAGATTCTATCCCTGCGGCGATTCAAGCATTATTAGCGATGAACGATAGTAATATGCCTGAGAAAATAGCTGAAGCAATCGCAAAGCAACCCTATGGTGCAAGTGGCAATATTCCTCCAACGTTACGCAATTTACCCGAACTCAAGCAATTTCCACCACCATCGGATAGCGAAAAAGATCCTCCTAGCAGCAATTAG
- a CDS encoding monovalent cation/H(+) antiporter subunit G — protein MTTLMIGLNILSYICIAIGLLFWFWGTSALLTKRSILFKLHSLSVSDTLGSIAIVFGLILQRPRDAPLLILAIISLALWNTMLGYVLAYCSSSNDPQWNLKIDQREQKGGEQ, from the coding sequence ATGACAACTTTAATGATTGGATTAAATATTCTTAGTTATATCTGCATTGCCATCGGGCTATTATTTTGGTTCTGGGGAACTTCGGCTTTGCTGACTAAACGATCGATATTGTTTAAATTGCATAGTCTATCGGTGTCTGATACTCTTGGCTCGATCGCGATTGTATTTGGATTGATTTTACAGCGTCCTAGAGATGCTCCTTTGCTGATTCTGGCGATTATTTCCTTAGCCTTATGGAATACGATGTTGGGCTATGTTCTTGCTTATTGTTCTAGTAGTAATGACCCTCAATGGAATCTCAAAATAGACCAAAGGGAACAAAAGGGAGGTGAGCAATAA
- a CDS encoding ferredoxin-thioredoxin reductase variable chain — protein sequence MKIGDRVRVKTALSVFHHPEHKGKSFDISGLEGEIVRVHTEWNGRPISPNYPYEVRFTPKFVTHLGDHEIESVG from the coding sequence ATGAAGATTGGCGATCGTGTTCGAGTCAAAACAGCATTAAGTGTTTTCCATCATCCTGAACACAAAGGCAAATCCTTTGACATTTCAGGGCTTGAAGGCGAAATTGTCCGTGTGCATACGGAGTGGAATGGTCGCCCGATCAGTCCGAACTATCCCTATGAGGTGAGATTTACACCTAAATTTGTAACCCATTTAGGCGATCACGAAATAGAATCAGTTGGTTAA